From the genome of Muricauda sp. SCSIO 64092, one region includes:
- a CDS encoding TIGR04282 family arsenosugar biosynthesis glycosyltransferase — MRTNPDLLLIFTRNPELGKCKTRLAAKIGDKAALDIYNFLLQHTVAITRELKVDKWVYYSEAIWETDIWDNKHYGKELQEGTDLGERMMNAFQEGFNKGYEKIIIIGSDLYNLSQTDLENAFNLLEKHEFVVGPAEDGGYYLLGMRSLKKELFQNKNWGNDTVLKATLNDLTENDHVLLDTRNDVDHYEDIATIAAFQPFLKHMRK; from the coding sequence TTGAGAACCAACCCTGACCTACTCCTAATTTTTACCCGGAACCCGGAACTTGGAAAATGCAAGACACGCCTGGCGGCAAAAATTGGTGACAAGGCCGCATTGGATATCTATAATTTTTTGCTCCAACATACGGTCGCCATTACACGAGAACTGAAAGTTGACAAATGGGTGTATTATTCCGAAGCGATTTGGGAAACGGATATTTGGGACAACAAACACTACGGAAAAGAACTTCAAGAGGGTACCGATTTAGGGGAGCGCATGATGAATGCTTTTCAAGAAGGTTTCAACAAGGGGTATGAAAAAATTATTATTATTGGCAGCGATTTGTACAACTTATCCCAAACGGATCTGGAAAACGCTTTCAACCTGTTGGAAAAACACGAATTTGTGGTTGGTCCTGCCGAAGATGGTGGATATTACCTGTTGGGAATGCGGAGCTTGAAAAAGGAATTGTTCCAAAACAAAAACTGGGGGAACGATACCGTACTAAAAGCCACCTTGAACGATTTGACTGAAAATGACCATGTCCTTTTGGATACCAGGAATGACGTGGACCACTATGAGGATATTGCAACCATTGCAGCGTTTCAACCCTTTTTAAAACATATGCGGAAATGA
- a CDS encoding purine-nucleoside phosphorylase, giving the protein MTKKQLDESVGYLKNKGFDKPEIGIVLGTGLGQLTNEIKNPIEAHYNHIPYFPLATVEFHSGKLIYGTIEGKKVVVMQGRFHLYEGYDFLDVTYPVRVMHQLGIQKLFISNAAGAINLDFKKGDMMLIEDHINLQGGSPLAFKNVAEFGDRFVDMSEPYDVEMREKLEGIAKKEGISLKKGVYVSVVGPQLETKAEYRMLKTMGADAVGMSTVPEVIVANHLRLPIVAVSVLTDECDPDNLKPINIQEIIEIAGKTEPKMVKLFKELINHI; this is encoded by the coding sequence ATGACAAAAAAACAATTGGATGAATCTGTTGGATACCTAAAGAACAAAGGTTTTGACAAGCCGGAAATAGGTATTGTACTGGGAACGGGCCTAGGACAACTGACCAACGAAATTAAAAATCCCATAGAGGCCCACTATAACCATATCCCCTATTTTCCATTGGCCACCGTTGAGTTCCATTCCGGGAAGCTTATTTATGGAACAATTGAAGGAAAAAAAGTGGTGGTCATGCAAGGTCGTTTTCATTTATATGAGGGATATGATTTTCTGGATGTGACCTATCCCGTCCGTGTCATGCACCAGTTGGGAATACAAAAATTGTTCATCTCCAATGCCGCTGGAGCCATCAATCTGGACTTTAAAAAGGGGGATATGATGTTGATTGAAGATCACATCAACCTACAAGGGGGCTCCCCTTTGGCCTTTAAAAATGTTGCGGAATTTGGAGATCGATTTGTGGATATGAGCGAACCTTATGATGTGGAAATGAGGGAAAAACTGGAAGGGATTGCCAAAAAAGAAGGAATCTCACTAAAAAAGGGAGTCTATGTCTCCGTAGTGGGTCCACAACTGGAAACCAAAGCAGAGTACCGGATGCTGAAAACCATGGGCGCAGATGCCGTTGGCATGAGTACCGTTCCCGAAGTCATAGTGGCCAATCACTTAAGACTACCGATCGTGGCGGTATCCGTTTTAACGGATGAGTGTGATCCAGACAATCTAAAGCCCATAAATATCCAGGAAATCATCGAAATTGCAGGAAAGACCGAACCAAAAATGGTAAAATTGTTCAAGGAACTGATCAATCATATCTGA
- a CDS encoding rhodanese-like domain-containing protein, giving the protein MRIRLLYLLFVFTAMPCISQTIDGALKRFNSGSVPYISVPELKGSSPILLDTRKKEEYQVSHIEGAIWTGFKTFTLDSLQRQVPDKEAPIVVYCSIGVRSEQIGEKLRKAGYSNVKNLYGGIFEWKNQGNPVVDSMGRPTEEVHAFDKHWGKLLTNAKKVYHTKPERIENQP; this is encoded by the coding sequence GCTGTTCGTATTCACTGCAATGCCCTGCATTTCGCAAACCATCGATGGGGCCCTAAAACGTTTTAACAGCGGAAGTGTACCCTATATTAGCGTGCCGGAATTAAAAGGTTCAAGTCCAATCCTTTTGGATACCCGTAAAAAAGAAGAATATCAGGTGAGCCATATAGAAGGAGCTATCTGGACCGGTTTTAAAACCTTTACCTTGGACTCACTTCAACGTCAAGTTCCTGACAAAGAAGCGCCTATAGTCGTGTATTGTTCCATAGGTGTTCGCTCCGAACAGATAGGGGAAAAACTGCGCAAAGCTGGCTATTCCAATGTAAAAAATCTTTACGGAGGCATATTTGAGTGGAAAAATCAAGGTAATCCCGTGGTGGATTCGATGGGTCGGCCCACGGAAGAAGTGCATGCCTTTGACAAGCATTGGGGCAAGTTATTGACCAACGCCAAAAAAGTGTATCATACAAAACCAGAACGGATTGAGAACCAACCCTGA